From one Desulfurobacterium thermolithotrophum DSM 11699 genomic stretch:
- a CDS encoding metal-dependent hydrolase, whose amino-acid sequence MAKLWYLGHSAFYLEGEGIKALIDPFLSENPWKIAKPEDFKDLNYIFVTHAHGDHLGDAIEIAKKTNAVIVSIFEVAQYCQSKGANIHAMHIGGTFNFPFGRVKLVPASHGSSVIEDNKVITLGSPCGVIIEVEGKNVYHAGDTGLIAEMELLGKYENIEIALLPIGGNFTMDIKDAAIASELIKPKVAIPMHFKTWPIIDAEPEDFKALAEKRGINVQILNPGDEIEF is encoded by the coding sequence ATGGCGAAGCTTTGGTATCTTGGGCATTCAGCATTTTACCTTGAAGGAGAAGGCATTAAAGCTCTTATAGATCCATTTCTTTCAGAAAATCCTTGGAAAATTGCTAAACCAGAGGATTTTAAAGATCTTAATTATATTTTTGTAACCCATGCTCATGGTGATCATCTTGGTGATGCTATTGAAATAGCAAAGAAAACAAATGCGGTAATAGTTAGTATTTTCGAAGTAGCTCAATACTGCCAATCTAAGGGAGCAAATATTCATGCAATGCATATCGGTGGTACTTTCAATTTTCCATTTGGAAGGGTAAAACTTGTTCCAGCATCTCATGGAAGTTCTGTAATTGAGGATAATAAAGTCATTACTCTTGGAAGTCCATGTGGAGTAATTATTGAAGTAGAAGGTAAAAACGTTTATCATGCTGGAGATACAGGACTTATTGCTGAAATGGAACTCCTTGGAAAATACGAAAATATAGAGATTGCTCTTCTTCCAATTGGTGGGAATTTTACAATGGACATTAAAGATGCAGCCATTGCTTCAGAACTTATAAAACCAAAAGTTGCTATTCCAATGCATTTTAAGACATGGCCAATTATTGATGCTGAGCCTGAAGACTTTAAAGCCCTTGCAGAAAAAAGAGGAATCAACGTTCAGATACTCAATCCAGGAGATGAAATAGAGTTCTAA
- a CDS encoding M23 family metallopeptidase, whose translation MQILILFISFLFLTNFAFADITYVVKRGDSIAKIAKNYGVSVKDIIKANNLKRPYIIRVGQKLKIPNKSRRIEKKFVYYTVKKGDSLSKIAKRFRTSIKKLIKINNLKKPYIIRPGQKLKVPVKKSYLVKRNLKKKSSKKKKNSQFVYKSSLLSKVPVYKYYRVRKGDSVLKIAKKFRVSPRMIIRENHLRKPYILRPGQKLKILTGYKDVLKLNRPVQFRFPLDGRIDPTVREKGYPGIFILSNPGKKVKAAETGIVKFAGKDEHFLKPYGNVVIIEHPKGYQTVYSNLDKIFVKPKQIVKRGDVIGTAGISGDWGKSGIYFEINKIYNRKIYQINPLEVLK comes from the coding sequence ATGCAGATTTTAATATTATTCATTAGCTTTTTATTCTTAACTAACTTTGCCTTTGCAGATATAACTTATGTTGTAAAAAGAGGTGATAGTATAGCTAAAATTGCTAAAAATTATGGTGTATCTGTAAAGGATATAATTAAAGCTAACAATTTAAAAAGACCTTATATAATTAGAGTTGGACAGAAACTAAAAATACCTAATAAAAGTCGAAGAATTGAAAAAAAGTTTGTTTACTATACTGTAAAAAAAGGAGATTCTCTTTCAAAAATAGCAAAGCGATTTAGGACGTCTATAAAAAAACTTATAAAGATTAATAATTTAAAGAAACCATACATAATTAGACCTGGTCAAAAACTAAAGGTTCCGGTAAAAAAGAGCTATCTTGTAAAAAGAAATTTGAAAAAGAAAAGTTCGAAAAAGAAAAAAAATAGTCAATTTGTCTATAAATCATCTCTTCTTTCGAAAGTACCGGTTTATAAGTACTATCGTGTCAGAAAAGGAGATTCTGTTCTCAAAATAGCAAAGAAATTCCGAGTTTCTCCGAGAATGATAATAAGAGAAAATCACTTAAGAAAGCCTTACATTCTTAGACCAGGGCAAAAACTAAAAATACTAACAGGTTATAAAGATGTATTGAAATTAAATAGGCCCGTTCAGTTTAGGTTTCCTCTTGATGGAAGAATTGATCCAACAGTTAGAGAAAAGGGATATCCTGGAATATTTATCCTCAGTAATCCTGGGAAAAAAGTTAAAGCTGCAGAGACAGGAATTGTAAAGTTTGCTGGAAAAGATGAACATTTTCTCAAACCTTATGGAAACGTAGTAATAATAGAACATCCTAAAGGTTATCAGACCGTTTATAGTAATTTAGACAAGATTTTTGTAAAACCTAAGCAAATAGTTAAGAGAGGTGATGTTATCGGAACGGCAGGAATATCAGGAGACTGGGGTAAAAGTGGGATTTATTTTGAAATAAACAAAATATACAACAGAAAGATATATCAGATTAACCCGCTTGAAGTTTTAAAATAG
- a CDS encoding 4Fe-4S dicluster domain-containing protein, which translates to MEFKDVIKIPAEVVKKLIRITKAVFRPKATEVWLDKDIKRDYHYRGKHIIKAAICIGCGLCARTCPVKCIEMIPTGVKKPRAIPRVKASECMFCGFCEDVCPAKPEKAIKLTDIYAMYVEPGTWDNLSKYVFEAEDFEKAIEKAKKLEEMLEKKKQEALEKRETKGEQS; encoded by the coding sequence ATGGAATTTAAAGATGTAATTAAGATTCCTGCAGAAGTAGTTAAAAAGCTAATAAGAATAACAAAAGCAGTATTTAGACCAAAAGCCACGGAAGTTTGGTTGGATAAAGATATAAAAAGAGATTATCACTACAGGGGAAAACATATTATAAAAGCAGCAATTTGTATTGGTTGTGGTCTATGTGCAAGAACCTGTCCTGTTAAGTGTATAGAAATGATTCCCACAGGAGTAAAAAAACCAAGAGCTATACCTCGTGTTAAAGCTAGCGAATGTATGTTTTGCGGCTTTTGTGAAGATGTATGTCCTGCAAAACCAGAAAAAGCTATAAAGCTTACAGATATCTATGCAATGTACGTAGAACCTGGAACTTGGGACAATCTCTCAAAATATGTTTTTGAAGCAGAAGATTTTGAAAAGGCAATAGAAAAAGCAAAAAAACTGGAAGAAATGTTAGAAAAGAAAAAGCAGGAAGCATTAGAAAAAAGGGAAACAAAAGGAGAACAATCATGA
- a CDS encoding complex I subunit 1/NuoH family protein translates to MEPWFKAIVFPGFLFLLIVFLLIFYLERKILADVHLRTGPYYVGKWGLLQTTADVFKLLQKEFIIQRRANKLLYSLIPFVAFLMVTIIIAFIPFSKSSYVVSTSFDLLIVLAIVTSMPPIFFYAGWASKSKYSFIGGLRVVNQMISSEIPIWLSALAAAVFYGTLNHIEIVEKSSWLSFLVLLPAFFIFTVATLIVTDRPPFDIPEAEQEIVYGFLTEYGGFNYALLILSKLIELFGLYALAVTLFLGGFKGPFLPGIFWFLLKILVLYFFTFVLRASTPRIRMDQLLRFCWQILTPFALLNLIFIIFVKMLLS, encoded by the coding sequence ATGGAACCTTGGTTTAAAGCAATTGTCTTCCCGGGATTTTTATTCCTCTTAATTGTTTTCCTACTAATATTTTACTTAGAGAGAAAAATTCTTGCAGATGTCCATCTAAGAACTGGTCCTTACTATGTTGGTAAATGGGGACTCCTTCAAACAACAGCAGATGTTTTCAAACTTCTTCAAAAGGAGTTTATTATTCAGCGTAGAGCCAATAAACTCCTTTATTCTCTCATTCCCTTTGTCGCATTTTTGATGGTTACAATAATCATTGCTTTCATACCCTTTTCAAAAAGCTCGTACGTTGTTAGTACAAGCTTTGATCTTTTGATTGTTCTTGCAATAGTTACAAGTATGCCACCCATTTTTTTCTATGCGGGTTGGGCTTCAAAGAGTAAATATTCCTTCATTGGAGGATTAAGAGTCGTTAATCAGATGATATCCAGTGAAATTCCTATCTGGCTTTCCGCTCTTGCGGCTGCTGTTTTCTATGGAACTCTCAATCATATAGAAATAGTGGAAAAGAGCTCTTGGCTTAGTTTTTTAGTTCTACTTCCAGCATTTTTTATTTTCACGGTAGCAACATTAATCGTTACAGACAGACCTCCCTTTGATATTCCTGAAGCTGAGCAGGAAATTGTTTATGGATTTCTTACAGAATATGGAGGATTTAACTACGCACTTTTAATTCTATCAAAGCTAATAGAGCTCTTTGGCCTTTATGCACTTGCGGTTACACTTTTTTTAGGAGGATTTAAGGGACCTTTTCTACCTGGAATATTTTGGTTCCTCTTGAAAATACTTGTCCTTTACTTTTTCACTTTTGTTTTAAGAGCTTCGACACCAAGAATAAGAATGGATCAATTGCTTAGATTTTGTTGGCAAATTTTAACTCCATTTGCTCTTCTTAACCTTATTTTCATCATTTTTGTCAAGATGTTACTTTCATAA
- a CDS encoding NADH-quinone oxidoreductase subunit C, giving the protein MLEDIKERIQEEFGFKTEPYDTNILLVHGEKEKIKDFLKFLKHSGFNYPHTISVVDYTPKGEGFQINYIIENIEEKKFVIVRVNLLEDELFIPSVCDVFPALQPHEREAWEMFGIEFVGNPRLEVMLLPEWAKGTFPLRKSYDFEKHRKEKK; this is encoded by the coding sequence ATGTTAGAAGATATAAAAGAAAGGATACAGGAAGAATTTGGATTTAAAACAGAACCTTATGACACTAACATATTGCTTGTTCATGGAGAGAAAGAAAAGATAAAAGATTTCCTTAAATTTCTAAAACATTCAGGATTTAACTATCCTCATACAATTTCTGTTGTTGATTACACACCGAAAGGAGAAGGATTTCAAATAAACTATATTATTGAAAATATAGAGGAGAAGAAATTCGTAATTGTAAGAGTAAATTTATTGGAAGATGAACTTTTTATTCCTTCCGTCTGTGATGTTTTCCCAGCTTTACAACCACATGAAAGGGAAGCTTGGGAAATGTTCGGTATTGAATTTGTTGGAAATCCAAGGCTTGAAGTTATGCTTTTACCAGAATGGGCAAAGGGAACATTTCCTTTAAGAAAATCTTATGATTTTGAGAAGCATCGCAAGGAGAAAAAATAA
- a CDS encoding roadblock/LC7 domain-containing protein, producing the protein MEEKLKEIANSIPEVKSLSIVDEEGFILYKFDKPGLDVDPEEISVHIVNPVKTLVESIEDISGEKDSLEEMVLFTEKHVLLVYKLVNDTYLVALAERDHLYGKIRFKLRAKLNEIKLSL; encoded by the coding sequence ATGGAAGAAAAGCTTAAAGAAATTGCTAATTCAATACCTGAAGTTAAGTCATTATCGATTGTAGATGAAGAAGGTTTTATTCTTTATAAATTTGATAAACCTGGCCTTGACGTAGATCCAGAGGAAATTTCAGTTCATATAGTAAATCCTGTAAAGACTTTAGTAGAAAGCATAGAGGATATATCTGGAGAAAAAGATAGCTTAGAGGAAATGGTTTTGTTCACGGAAAAACATGTACTTTTAGTTTATAAACTTGTAAATGATACATATCTTGTTGCACTTGCCGAAAGAGATCATCTATATGGAAAAATACGGTTTAAACTTCGTGCCAAGCTTAATGAGATAAAACTATCGTTATAG
- a CDS encoding IS110 family transposase codes for MSPPEIRDYSKEATFKGRRLDFSLGNKPRAWRLADASCRLIIVAGSAVLEYGNSSEAEVAKHKTYQGVEMKEKVEKTLYVGVDYHKNSFTAAYLDCLTGILNTKKYEAEELEKFKNHLTTFRKKGYSVKVAVETLTGVTFFTEEIRNCVDEITYVNTNKFKNILKGVNSAKNDRIDAETIAIYYEMGLLPTVYVPTRKEKELRIKMKERDSFVDMRKGVINRLHSLLLEYGIKTNKRELTTKKGMERIKEETKKKVPPSLRETIWRQIETIEYLTDKIRETEEDIKSFIGEDEELKGKVELLKSIPGVGDIVAIAFISAVCNEERFENGDKVAAYFGLVPRVNSSGDEVRNGRITKKGDSRTRNKIIQATRALLNSKLDNSVKRFYEGLVKKGLEKKKALIAAARKLVKVMFAVLRERRQFMDFVENKCNLCVGG; via the coding sequence ATGTCACCCCCTGAAATTCGGGACTATAGTAAAGAGGCAACCTTTAAAGGCAGGAGGCTGGATTTTTCCCTGGGGAATAAGCCCCGTGCGTGGAGATTAGCCGATGCCTCCTGCCGGCTAATTATAGTGGCGGGAAGCGCCGTATTGGAGTATGGGAATAGTTCCGAAGCAGAGGTTGCAAAACACAAAACATATCAGGGGGTAGAGATGAAGGAGAAGGTAGAGAAAACACTGTATGTCGGAGTGGACTACCACAAAAACAGCTTTACAGCAGCTTATTTAGATTGTCTGACAGGGATACTTAATACCAAGAAGTACGAAGCAGAAGAGTTAGAGAAATTTAAAAATCACCTAACAACTTTTAGGAAAAAAGGATATTCAGTAAAAGTTGCGGTAGAAACCTTAACAGGAGTAACATTTTTTACGGAGGAGATAAGGAACTGCGTTGATGAAATAACTTACGTTAACACTAACAAATTTAAGAACATTCTAAAAGGTGTTAACAGTGCTAAAAACGACAGGATAGATGCAGAAACGATAGCCATTTACTATGAAATGGGCTTACTTCCGACAGTTTACGTCCCGACGAGAAAAGAAAAAGAGCTAAGGATAAAGATGAAAGAGAGAGATAGCTTTGTAGATATGAGAAAAGGGGTAATTAACAGACTTCATAGCCTATTGCTTGAATATGGGATAAAGACAAACAAGAGAGAACTCACCACGAAGAAAGGGATGGAAAGGATAAAGGAAGAAACGAAGAAGAAAGTGCCTCCGTCATTACGAGAAACGATATGGAGGCAAATAGAAACAATAGAATACTTAACAGATAAGATAAGAGAGACAGAAGAAGATATCAAGAGTTTTATAGGAGAAGATGAGGAGCTTAAGGGAAAAGTAGAACTTCTAAAAAGCATACCTGGAGTAGGAGATATAGTAGCTATAGCCTTTATATCTGCCGTATGTAACGAAGAGAGGTTTGAAAACGGAGACAAGGTAGCGGCTTATTTTGGACTTGTTCCTCGTGTTAATAGCAGTGGAGACGAAGTTAGAAATGGAAGGATAACAAAGAAAGGGGACAGCAGAACGAGGAACAAGATTATCCAGGCTACGAGAGCGTTATTGAACAGCAAGTTAGACAATTCAGTTAAAAGATTTTACGAAGGGTTAGTTAAGAAAGGTTTAGAGAAGAAGAAAGCGCTGATAGCTGCGGCGAGGAAATTGGTTAAAGTAATGTTCGCAGTTTTGAGAGAGAGAAGGCAATTTATGGATTTTGTTGAAAATAAATGCAACCTCTGTGTTGGGGGTTGA
- the nuoK gene encoding NADH-quinone oxidoreductase subunit NuoK — protein sequence MLLEADIHAYLFLSFSLFAVGVYGLLSKKSVIRMLFSVEMIINAANLNFVIFSAQRNLDGQIFTFFTIGLAALEAAVGLAIIIVFYKRFGEVIPSKIKNLRW from the coding sequence ATGTTACTTGAAGCAGATATTCACGCCTATCTTTTTTTATCGTTTTCTCTCTTTGCTGTTGGTGTATATGGACTTTTGTCAAAAAAGTCCGTAATCAGAATGCTTTTTTCTGTTGAAATGATAATAAATGCTGCCAACCTTAATTTTGTCATATTCTCAGCTCAAAGAAATCTTGACGGCCAGATTTTCACTTTTTTCACTATAGGCCTTGCAGCTCTTGAGGCAGCAGTTGGTCTTGCAATAATCATTGTCTTTTACAAAAGGTTTGGAGAGGTTATACCCTCTAAAATAAAAAACCTGAGGTGGTAG
- a CDS encoding patatin-like phospholipase family protein, with product MKIGVTLSGGFIKGVAHAGLLKALEYKGISPSFIAGSSSGAAIGVLYAAGYSPDKIRELSLDLNWRKLTKPSFKGGLFSLSGLRAKLKELIGDIDFKDLKIPFGLTVVNLKTLKVEFITEGKVIDYVVASCSIPPIFTPYQIGKNYYIDGGIRNCLPAEMVKASGCRINICSNVNEISEKFEPSSIKDVSLRVSFASILENQEMRYKYCDVLVNHCFEQFSFDFENIEEIFELGYKNGLKAFEEIEDWL from the coding sequence ATGAAGATAGGGGTAACTCTCTCGGGCGGCTTTATAAAAGGAGTCGCCCATGCAGGTTTATTAAAAGCTCTTGAGTATAAAGGAATATCTCCTTCTTTTATAGCAGGTTCTAGTTCTGGTGCGGCAATAGGAGTTCTCTATGCTGCTGGATATTCTCCTGACAAAATAAGAGAACTTTCTTTGGATCTTAATTGGAGAAAACTGACAAAACCTTCCTTTAAAGGAGGACTTTTTTCTCTTTCCGGTCTAAGAGCTAAACTTAAAGAACTTATAGGTGATATAGATTTTAAGGACTTAAAAATTCCTTTTGGATTAACAGTAGTAAACTTAAAAACTCTAAAAGTTGAATTCATAACTGAAGGAAAAGTCATAGACTACGTTGTAGCTTCATGCTCAATTCCTCCAATTTTTACTCCTTATCAGATAGGAAAAAATTATTACATTGATGGAGGGATAAGAAATTGTCTTCCGGCCGAAATGGTAAAAGCTTCAGGATGTCGCATTAACATCTGCTCAAATGTAAATGAAATATCTGAAAAGTTTGAACCTTCCTCAATAAAAGATGTTTCATTAAGAGTTAGCTTCGCATCAATACTAGAAAATCAAGAAATGAGATATAAATATTGTGATGTTCTTGTAAACCATTGCTTTGAACAATTTAGCTTTGATTTTGAAAATATAGAGGAAATTTTTGAATTAGGTTATAAAAATGGACTTAAAGCTTTTGAAGAGATAGAAGATTGGTTGTAA
- a CDS encoding NADH-quinone oxidoreductase subunit J family protein, giving the protein MSIYFWIIYAVIIISAIVALEATSLLWAAIAFVVLLSEIALVYFGIEMPVLGGVQLAIYAGGVTILVLFAIMMIGESYKKPQSKAVGAKVLSLIILILGTAVSFFSAIDTFSYRIYPTQVLGTVFVEKYSFFTIILGFIVSAILYMANAIISKKREAE; this is encoded by the coding sequence ATGAGTATTTATTTTTGGATTATCTATGCAGTAATCATTATATCTGCAATAGTAGCACTTGAAGCAACATCTCTTCTTTGGGCAGCTATAGCTTTTGTTGTTCTTCTTTCAGAGATTGCACTTGTCTATTTCGGAATAGAAATGCCTGTTCTTGGAGGAGTTCAATTAGCCATTTATGCTGGAGGAGTAACCATTCTCGTTCTGTTTGCAATAATGATGATAGGAGAAAGTTATAAAAAACCACAAAGTAAAGCCGTTGGAGCAAAAGTTTTAAGTTTAATAATCTTGATTCTTGGAACAGCAGTTTCATTTTTCAGTGCCATAGATACTTTTTCATACAGAATTTATCCAACTCAAGTACTTGGAACAGTTTTTGTAGAAAAATACTCATTTTTCACAATTATTCTCGGTTTTATAGTTTCTGCAATTCTCTATATGGCTAATGCAATTATCTCAAAAAAGAGGGAGGCAGAATAA
- a CDS encoding NADH-quinone oxidoreductase subunit D — protein MADISQLGFSFVVEERKEVSGKDLGLLQEKLLQLNWGVQHPASGPMRLKVWIDGDEVVKIDPDIGYVFRLLEKLVEYRSWINAIVNVERICFMDDFGTMTGYSITAEKIAGIEIPKKANYIRTILCEGGRIVSHLLGLGSFVGIMGVNTPMQWALIAREKFLDSFEIYSGQRIATSSIVPGGVRYEPTKKFIDKMLEAINYLEKEFIPRYEEVFIDNPTLKMRSKGVGVIPKEKAIKIGLAGPALRASGIASDIRKDYPYAAYGELDFNVVTKKDGDSYARYCVLFEELKESVKIIRQAIDGLPEGEYKVRFPIKIPPGEAYVNVEWARGCFGFHLVSDGGTGPYRLKMRAPSFANLWAMPEMIKGVKLADVPVIFASLYMCHGDIDR, from the coding sequence ATGGCTGATATATCTCAATTAGGATTCTCCTTTGTAGTAGAAGAAAGAAAAGAAGTAAGTGGCAAAGATTTAGGTTTATTACAGGAAAAGTTACTCCAGCTTAACTGGGGAGTTCAACATCCAGCTAGTGGTCCTATGAGGTTAAAGGTTTGGATTGATGGAGATGAAGTAGTAAAGATAGATCCAGATATTGGATATGTTTTTAGGCTTCTTGAGAAGCTTGTTGAATATAGAAGCTGGATAAATGCTATCGTTAATGTGGAGAGAATCTGTTTTATGGATGATTTTGGAACAATGACAGGTTATTCTATAACCGCGGAAAAAATTGCAGGGATAGAAATTCCTAAAAAAGCTAATTATATCAGAACAATTCTTTGTGAAGGAGGAAGAATTGTTAGTCATCTTTTAGGCCTTGGTAGTTTTGTCGGAATTATGGGAGTTAATACGCCTATGCAATGGGCACTTATTGCAAGAGAAAAGTTTTTAGATTCTTTTGAAATTTATTCAGGTCAAAGAATTGCAACTTCCTCTATTGTTCCTGGAGGAGTTAGATATGAACCTACCAAAAAGTTCATAGATAAAATGTTAGAAGCAATTAACTATCTTGAAAAAGAGTTTATACCAAGATATGAAGAAGTCTTTATTGATAATCCTACTTTAAAAATGAGATCTAAAGGGGTGGGAGTTATACCTAAAGAGAAAGCTATTAAAATTGGTCTTGCAGGACCTGCATTAAGAGCATCTGGAATAGCTTCAGATATAAGAAAAGACTACCCTTATGCTGCCTATGGAGAACTCGATTTTAACGTTGTAACAAAAAAAGATGGAGATTCTTACGCGCGCTACTGCGTTTTGTTTGAAGAGCTAAAAGAATCAGTAAAGATAATTAGACAAGCAATAGATGGACTTCCAGAAGGTGAATACAAAGTACGATTTCCTATTAAAATCCCTCCAGGAGAAGCCTATGTAAACGTTGAGTGGGCAAGGGGATGTTTTGGATTTCACCTTGTAAGCGATGGAGGTACTGGTCCTTATAGACTTAAGATGAGAGCTCCTTCTTTTGCCAACCTTTGGGCTATGCCTGAAATGATAAAGGGAGTTAAACTAGCAGATGTTCCAGTAATTTTTGCTTCTCTTTACATGTGTCATGGAGATATCGACAGATAG
- a CDS encoding NADH-quinone oxidoreductase subunit A, producing the protein MLYDFVIFVIVMTIAGISLWLLSIVTSPKNPHPVKEDTYECGLPAPEPIISSVNFQYYFYAIIFIAMDIAGVLFVLYAIGKGNPSFGWIFILFSFLLMIPLSYVMLGGRKE; encoded by the coding sequence ATGCTTTATGACTTTGTAATCTTTGTAATAGTTATGACAATAGCAGGAATTTCTCTATGGCTTCTTTCTATTGTTACTTCTCCGAAGAATCCTCATCCTGTAAAAGAAGATACTTATGAATGTGGCCTTCCTGCTCCTGAACCAATAATCTCTAGTGTTAATTTTCAGTATTACTTTTATGCAATCATTTTCATTGCAATGGACATCGCAGGTGTTCTTTTCGTTCTCTATGCAATAGGAAAAGGAAATCCTTCATTTGGATGGATATTCATCCTCTTTTCATTTCTTCTAATGATTCCTCTTTCATACGTTATGCTTGGAGGAAGAAAAGAATGA
- a CDS encoding NADH-quinone oxidoreductase subunit B, with translation MILKFLDWSRANSPWGVHFCSGCCSLEVLALMGPRFDWERYGFMMTPSPRQADFIIVTGLVSKKVLPVLLRVYQQMPEPRYVFGMGACAGGGGPYWDSDFVAVDVSQYIPFDIFVTGCPPNPEATLEGLLKLKEIILKNKNNAAKKYPNKMEEINY, from the coding sequence ATGATTTTAAAGTTTTTAGATTGGTCTAGAGCTAACTCTCCATGGGGAGTTCATTTTTGTAGTGGTTGCTGTTCCTTAGAAGTTTTAGCTCTTATGGGACCTCGTTTTGATTGGGAACGGTACGGTTTTATGATGACTCCAAGTCCCAGACAAGCTGACTTCATAATTGTCACGGGCCTTGTTTCAAAGAAGGTTCTTCCAGTTCTTCTAAGGGTTTACCAACAAATGCCGGAACCAAGATATGTTTTTGGAATGGGAGCTTGTGCTGGAGGTGGAGGACCATACTGGGATTCAGACTTTGTGGCAGTTGATGTTTCCCAATATATTCCTTTTGACATTTTTGTTACAGGTTGTCCTCCAAATCCAGAAGCTACTCTTGAAGGACTTCTTAAGTTAAAAGAAATAATACTCAAAAATAAAAACAATGCTGCAAAGAAATATCCAAACAAAATGGAAGAAATTAATTATTAA